One genomic window of Camelina sativa cultivar DH55 chromosome 5, Cs, whole genome shotgun sequence includes the following:
- the LOC104786384 gene encoding heat shock 70 kDa protein 8-like, with amino-acid sequence MAEQEYTVASDSENTGEEKSSSSPSLPEIAVGIDIGTSQCSIAVWNGSQVHILRNTRNQKLIKSFVTFKDEVPAGGVSNQLAHEQEMLTGAAIFNMKRLIGRVDTDPVVHASKNLPFLVQTLDIGVRPFIAALVNNAWRSTTPEEVLAIYLVELRLMAEAQLKRPVRNVVLTVPVSFSRFQLTRIERACAMAGLHVLRLMPEPTAVALLYAQQQQMTTHDNMGSGSERLAVIFNMGAGYCDVAVTATAGGVSQVKALAGNPFGGEDILQNTMRHIAPPGGEASGLLRVATQDAIHRLTDQDDVQIEVDLGNGNKISKVLDRVEFEEVNKNVFEECQRLVVQCLRDARVEVSDIDDVIMVGGCSYIPKVRNIIKNVCKKDEVYKGVNPLEAAVRGAALEGAVTSGIHDPFGSLDLLTIQATALAVGVRANGNKFIPVIPRNTMVPARKDLFFTTVQDNQKEALIIIYEGEGKTAEQNHLLGYFKIVGIPPAPKGVPEINVCMDIDASNALRVFAAVLMPGSSSPVVPVIEVRMPTVDDGHGWCAQALNVKYGSSLDLITLQRKM; translated from the coding sequence ATGGCAGAACAAGAATACACAGTAGCATCAGACAGTGAAAACACTGGAGAggagaaatcatcatcatctccttcattACCCGAAATCGCCGTTGGAATCGATATTGGTACTTCACAATGCAGTATAGCTGTTTGGAACGGCTCTCAAGTTCACATCTTGAGGAACACAAGAAACCAGAAACTCATCAAATCATTCGTCACTTTCAAAGACGAAGTCCCTGCCGGTGGTGTCAGCAACCAGCTCGCACACGAGCAGGAAATGCTAACCGGAGCAGCTATCTTCAACATGAAGCGGCTCATCGGTCGTGTAGACACTGATCCTGTGGTTCACGCCAGCAAGAACCTTCCTTTCTTGGTTCAAACTCTTGACATTGGTGTCAGACCTTTTATTGCAGCTTTGGTTAACAATGCTTGGAGATCCACAACTCCAGAGGAAGTTTTAGCTATTTATCTTGTGGAGTTACGTCTGATGGCTGAAGCTCAGCTGAAACGGCCTGTGAGAAATGTGGTCCTCACGGTTCCTGTTTCGTTCTCTAGGTTTCAGCTCACAAGGATTGAACGAGCTTGCGCTATGGCTGGACTTCATGTTCTTCGTCTGATGCCTGAACCAACTGCAGTCGCGTTGCTATATGCGCAACAGCAGCAGATGACTACGCATGATAACATGGGAAGTGGAAGCGAGAGGCTTGCGGTTATATTTAATATGGGTGCTGGTTACTGTGATGTTGCAGTTACTGCAACTGCTGGTGGTGTTTCACAGGTTAAAGCCTTGGCAGGTAACCCCTTTGGAGGAGAAGATATTTTGCAGAACACAATGCGTCATATCGCGCCACCAGGAGGAGAAGCTTCAGGGTTGCTCCGTGTAGCGACACAGGACGCTATTCACAGGCTAACGGATCAAGATGATGTCCAGATTGAAGTGGATTTGGGAAATGGTAACAAGATTTCCAAGGTTCTTgatagagtggagtttgaggaAGTGAACAAGAATGTATTTGAGGAGTGTCAGAGACTTGTTGTGCAGTGTCTGCGAGATGCTAGAGTCGAGGTTAGTGATATTGACGATGTGATAATGGTTGGAGGCTGTTCTTACATCCCCAAAGTGAGAAATATTATCAAGAACGTATGCAAGAAAGATGAGGTTTACAAAGGCGTGAATCCTTTAGAAGCTGCGGTTAGAGGAGCTGCATTGGAAGGTGCGGTGACTTCAGGTATACATGATCCGTTTGGGAGCTTAGACCTCTTGACCATACAAGCGACAGCTCTTGCAGTTGGAGTAAGAGCTAACGGAAACAAGTTCATACCCGTGATTCCGCGTAACACGATGGTTCCAGCTCGGAAAGACCTCTTCTTCACTACGGTTCAGGACAACCAGAAGGAAGCTTTGATCATTATATACGAAGGAGAAGGAAAGACTGCTGAACAGAATCATCTTCTTGGATATTTCAAGATCGTTGGGATTCCACCAGCACCTAAAGGTGTTCCAGAGATCAATGTTTGCATGGACATCGATGCTTCAAATGCTTTGAGAGTTTTTGCAGCTGTGTTGATGCCGGGATCATCGAGTCCAGTGGTTCCTGTCATTGAAGTGAGGATGCCGACGGTTGATGATGGACATGGTTGGTGTGCTCAGGCATTGAATGTGAAATATGGATCTAGTCTTGATTTGATTACTCTTCAGAGGAAGATGTAA